The Aquila chrysaetos chrysaetos chromosome 16, bAquChr1.4, whole genome shotgun sequence genome has a segment encoding these proteins:
- the CTNND1 gene encoding catenin delta-1 isoform X1 — protein sequence MDDSEVESTASILASVKEQEAQFEKLTRALEEERRHVSAQLERVRVSPQDASPGLANGTLTRRHQNGRFLGDADLERQKYPDLKLNGPQDHSHLLYSTIPRMQDPGQIVEETYTMEEDPEGAMSVVSVETSDDGTTRRTETTVKKVVKTVTTRTVQQVPVGPDGLPLETSPVTSNYVQTMDRNFRKNGNGGPGGYLSQPGTATLPRNYHYPDGYGRPYEDGYPGSDHSYGSLSRVTRIDERYRPSMDTYRAPSRQDIYGPQPQVRVGGSNMDLNHFHPEPYGLEDDQRSVGFEDVDYGLMSDYGTARRAGTPSDPRRRLRSYEDMLVDEVAPDRYYWAPLAQHERGSLASLDSLRKGGPAPGNWRQPELPEVIAMLSFRLDAVKSNAAAYLQHLCYRNDKVKTEVRKLKGIPVLVGLLDHPKKEVHYGACGALKNISFGKDQDNKIAIKNCDGVPALVRLLRKAHDMDLTEVITGTLWNLSSHDSIKMAIVDHALHALTDEVVIPRSGWEREPNEDSKPRHIEWESVLTNTAGCLRNVSSERSEARRKLRECDGLVDALIYIVQSEIGQKDSDSKLVENCVCLLRNLSYQVHREIPHAERYQETPLAPANNAGPHAASCFGAKKGKDEWFSRGKKLPEDPGADTVDFPKRTTPAKGYELLFQPEVVRIYISLLKESKTPAILEASAGAIQNLCAGSWTYGRYIRSALRQEKGLSAIADLLTHDSERVVKAASGALRNLAVDLRNKELIGKHAIPNLVKNLPGGQQTPAKNLSEDTVVSILNTINEVIVDNLEAAKKLRETQGIEKLVLINKSGNRSEREVRAAALVLQTVWGYKELRKPLEKEGWKKSDFQVNLSNASRTQGGNSFDDSTLPLIDRNQKTDKKSSREEIQMSNMGPDNYSTLNERDHSRTLDRSGDLGDMEPVKVAPLMQEEGQESQPEVEEAEEDAAVFSPVSVCPAVFCPI from the exons ATGGACGACTCAGAAGTGGAGTCGACCGCCAGCATCCTTGCCTCTGTCAAGGAGCAGGAGGCACAGTTCGAGAAGTTGACCCGGGCGCTGGAGGAGGAACGGCGCCATGTCTCAGCCCAGCTGGAACGAGTCCGGGTCTCCCCACAGGACGCCAGCCCGGGCTTGGCCAACGGCACGCTCACCCGGCGGCACCAG AACGGCCGTTTCTTGGGCGATGCTGACCTGGAAAGGCAGAAATACCCAGATCTGAAGCTCAACGGGCCACAG GACCACAGCCACCTCTTGTACAGCACAATCCCCAGGATGCAGGACCCGGGCCAGATCGTGGAGGAGACGTACACCATGGAGGAGGACCCAGAAGGGGCCATGTCAGTTGTGTCTGTGGAGACATCAGACGATGGGACAACCCGGCGTACAGAGACCACG GTGAAGAAAGTGGTGAAGACAGTGACCACCCGGACGGTGCAGCAGGTGCCAGTGGGGCCTGATGGGTTACCTTTGGAAACCTCCCCCGTCACCAGCAACTACGTCCAGACCATGGACAGGAACTTCCGCAAGAATGGCAATGGGGGCCCTGGCGGCTACCTGAGCCAGCCAGGCACAGCCACCCTTCCTCGAAACTACCACTACCCCGACGGCTACGGCCGCCCCTATGAGGACGGCTACCCGGGCAGTGATCACAGCTACGGCAGCCTGTCCCGTGTCACCCGCATTGATGAGCGTTACCGCCCCTCCATGGACACCTACCGGGCTCCCAGCCGTCAGGACATCTATGGCCCCCAGCCTCAAGTGCGTGTCGGGGGCAGCAACATGGACCTCAACCATTTCCACCCTGAGCCATACGGCCTGGAGGATGACCAACGCAGTGTGGGCTTTGAAGATGTGGACTACGGGCTTATGTCGGACTACGGCACAGCCAGGCGGGCAGGGACCCCGTCTGATCCTCGGCGACGGCTCAG GAGCTATGAAGACAtgctggtggatgaagtggccCCCGACCGGTACTACTGGGCCCCTCTGGCTCAGCACGAGCGGGGTAGCTTGGCTAGTCTGGACAGCCTGCGGAAGGGAGGTCCGGCCCCGGGTAACTGGCGCCAGCCAGAGCTGCCGGAGGTAATAGCCATGCTGAGCTTCCGTCTGGATGCCGTCAAGTCCAATGCGGCCGCCTACCTGCAGCACCTCTGCTACCGTAATGACAAGGTGAAGACAGAGGTGCGCAAGCTGAAGGGCATTCCTGTGCTGGTGGGGTTGTTAGACCACCCCAAGAAAGAGGTTCACTATGGTGCCTGTGGAGCCCTCAAGAACATCTCTTTCGGCAAGGACCAAGACAATAAGATTGCCATCAAGAACTGTGATGGGGTACCTGCTCTGGTGCGCCTGTTGCGGAAGGCCCATGACATGGACCTCACGGAGGTCATCACAG GAACACTGTGGAACCTGTCCTCGCACGACTCCATCAAGATGGCCATTGTGGATCATGCACTACATGCTCTGACTGATGAGGTTGTCATTCCCCGCTCAGGCTGGGAGCGGGAACCCAATGAGGACTCGAAACCCCGCCATATCGAGTGGGAGTCAGTGCTCACCAACACTGCTGGCTGCCTTAG gAACGTGAGCTCAGAGCGGAGTGAGGCCCGTCGGAAGCTGCGGGAATGTGATGGGCTGGTGGATGCCCTGATCTACATAGTCCAGTCTGAGATTGGCCAGAAGGACTCGGACAGCAAG CTGGTGGAGAACTGTGTGTGTCTGCTGAGAAACTTGTCCTACCAAGTCCACCGTGAGATCCCCCATGCTGAGCGTTACCAGGAGACACCTCTGGCCCCGGCCAACAATGCTGGGCCCCATGCTGCGAGCTGCTTTGGTGCCAAGAAGGGCAAAG ACGAATGGTTCTCCAGAG GTAAAAAGCTCCCAGAAGACCCTGGTGCCGATACAGTGGATTTTCCCAAAAGAACAACTCCAGCCAAAG GCTACGAGCTCCTCTTCCAGCCAGAAGTGGTCCGGATATACATCTCACTTCTAAAGGAAAGCAAGACTCCAGCCATCCTAGAGGCTTCAGCAGGAGCCATTCAGAACCTGTGCGCTGGCAGTTGGACG TATGGTCGGTACATCCGCTCAGCGCTGCGCCAGGAGAAGGGACTCTCTGCCATTGCTGACCTCCTGACCCATGACAGCGAGCGAGTGGTGAAAGCAGCGTCCGGAGCCCTGCGCAACCTGGCTGTCGACTTGCGTAACAAAGAGCTGATAG gTAAACATGCCATCCCCAACCTAGTGAAGAACTTGCCTGGAGGTCAGCAGACCCCAGCCAAAAATCTGTCTGAGGACACAGTGGTGTCAATCCTCAACACCATCAATGAAGTAATTGTAGACAACCTTGAGGCTGCCAAGAAGCTGCGGGAAACGCAGGGCATTGAGAAGTTGGTGCTGATCAACAAATCTGG GAACCGCTCAGAGAGAGAAGTCCGAGCAGCTGCCCTCGTCTTGCAGACAGTCTGGGGATATAAAGAGCTGCGGAAGCCCCTTGAGAAGGAAGGCTGGAAGAAGTCAGATTTCCAG GTGAACCTGAGCAATGCCTCTCGGACCCAGGGAGGCAACTCATTTGATGACAGCACCTTGCCTCTCATCGACAGGAACCAGAAAACAG ACAAGAAATCCTCCCGGGAGGAGATCCAGATGAGCAACATGGGACCAG aCAACTATTCCACACTCAATGAGAGGGACCACAGCAGGACACTGGACCGATCTGGTGACCTTGGAGATATGGAGCCGGTGAAGGTAGCGCCATTGATG caggaggaggggcAGGAATCGCAGCCTGAGGtagaggaagcagaggaggatgCTGCCGTGTTTTCCCCCGTGTCGGTATGTCCCGCAGTGTTCTGCCCAATCTGA
- the CTNND1 gene encoding catenin delta-1 isoform X3, which yields MDDSEVESTASILASVKEQEAQFEKLTRALEEERRHVSAQLERVRVSPQDASPGLANGTLTRRHQNGRFLGDADLERQKYPDLKLNGPQDHSHLLYSTIPRMQDPGQIVEETYTMEEDPEGAMSVVSVETSDDGTTRRTETTVKKVVKTVTTRTVQQVPVGPDGLPLETSPVTSNYVQTMDRNFRKNGNGGPGGYLSQPGTATLPRNYHYPDGYGRPYEDGYPGSDHSYGSLSRVTRIDERYRPSMDTYRAPSRQDIYGPQPQVRVGGSNMDLNHFHPEPYGLEDDQRSVGFEDVDYGLMSDYGTARRAGTPSDPRRRLRSYEDMLVDEVAPDRYYWAPLAQHERGSLASLDSLRKGGPAPGNWRQPELPEVIAMLSFRLDAVKSNAAAYLQHLCYRNDKVKTEVRKLKGIPVLVGLLDHPKKEVHYGACGALKNISFGKDQDNKIAIKNCDGVPALVRLLRKAHDMDLTEVITGTLWNLSSHDSIKMAIVDHALHALTDEVVIPRSGWEREPNEDSKPRHIEWESVLTNTAGCLRNVSSERSEARRKLRECDGLVDALIYIVQSEIGQKDSDSKLVENCVCLLRNLSYQVHREIPHAERYQETPLAPANNAGPHAASCFGAKKGKGKKLPEDPGADTVDFPKRTTPAKGYELLFQPEVVRIYISLLKESKTPAILEASAGAIQNLCAGSWTYGRYIRSALRQEKGLSAIADLLTHDSERVVKAASGALRNLAVDLRNKELIGKHAIPNLVKNLPGGQQTPAKNLSEDTVVSILNTINEVIVDNLEAAKKLRETQGIEKLVLINKSGNRSEREVRAAALVLQTVWGYKELRKPLEKEGWKKSDFQVNLSNASRTQGGNSFDDSTLPLIDRNQKTDKKSSREEIQMSNMGPDNYSTLNERDHSRTLDRSGDLGDMEPVKVAPLMQEEGQESQPEVEEAEEDAAVFSPVSVCPAVFCPI from the exons ATGGACGACTCAGAAGTGGAGTCGACCGCCAGCATCCTTGCCTCTGTCAAGGAGCAGGAGGCACAGTTCGAGAAGTTGACCCGGGCGCTGGAGGAGGAACGGCGCCATGTCTCAGCCCAGCTGGAACGAGTCCGGGTCTCCCCACAGGACGCCAGCCCGGGCTTGGCCAACGGCACGCTCACCCGGCGGCACCAG AACGGCCGTTTCTTGGGCGATGCTGACCTGGAAAGGCAGAAATACCCAGATCTGAAGCTCAACGGGCCACAG GACCACAGCCACCTCTTGTACAGCACAATCCCCAGGATGCAGGACCCGGGCCAGATCGTGGAGGAGACGTACACCATGGAGGAGGACCCAGAAGGGGCCATGTCAGTTGTGTCTGTGGAGACATCAGACGATGGGACAACCCGGCGTACAGAGACCACG GTGAAGAAAGTGGTGAAGACAGTGACCACCCGGACGGTGCAGCAGGTGCCAGTGGGGCCTGATGGGTTACCTTTGGAAACCTCCCCCGTCACCAGCAACTACGTCCAGACCATGGACAGGAACTTCCGCAAGAATGGCAATGGGGGCCCTGGCGGCTACCTGAGCCAGCCAGGCACAGCCACCCTTCCTCGAAACTACCACTACCCCGACGGCTACGGCCGCCCCTATGAGGACGGCTACCCGGGCAGTGATCACAGCTACGGCAGCCTGTCCCGTGTCACCCGCATTGATGAGCGTTACCGCCCCTCCATGGACACCTACCGGGCTCCCAGCCGTCAGGACATCTATGGCCCCCAGCCTCAAGTGCGTGTCGGGGGCAGCAACATGGACCTCAACCATTTCCACCCTGAGCCATACGGCCTGGAGGATGACCAACGCAGTGTGGGCTTTGAAGATGTGGACTACGGGCTTATGTCGGACTACGGCACAGCCAGGCGGGCAGGGACCCCGTCTGATCCTCGGCGACGGCTCAG GAGCTATGAAGACAtgctggtggatgaagtggccCCCGACCGGTACTACTGGGCCCCTCTGGCTCAGCACGAGCGGGGTAGCTTGGCTAGTCTGGACAGCCTGCGGAAGGGAGGTCCGGCCCCGGGTAACTGGCGCCAGCCAGAGCTGCCGGAGGTAATAGCCATGCTGAGCTTCCGTCTGGATGCCGTCAAGTCCAATGCGGCCGCCTACCTGCAGCACCTCTGCTACCGTAATGACAAGGTGAAGACAGAGGTGCGCAAGCTGAAGGGCATTCCTGTGCTGGTGGGGTTGTTAGACCACCCCAAGAAAGAGGTTCACTATGGTGCCTGTGGAGCCCTCAAGAACATCTCTTTCGGCAAGGACCAAGACAATAAGATTGCCATCAAGAACTGTGATGGGGTACCTGCTCTGGTGCGCCTGTTGCGGAAGGCCCATGACATGGACCTCACGGAGGTCATCACAG GAACACTGTGGAACCTGTCCTCGCACGACTCCATCAAGATGGCCATTGTGGATCATGCACTACATGCTCTGACTGATGAGGTTGTCATTCCCCGCTCAGGCTGGGAGCGGGAACCCAATGAGGACTCGAAACCCCGCCATATCGAGTGGGAGTCAGTGCTCACCAACACTGCTGGCTGCCTTAG gAACGTGAGCTCAGAGCGGAGTGAGGCCCGTCGGAAGCTGCGGGAATGTGATGGGCTGGTGGATGCCCTGATCTACATAGTCCAGTCTGAGATTGGCCAGAAGGACTCGGACAGCAAG CTGGTGGAGAACTGTGTGTGTCTGCTGAGAAACTTGTCCTACCAAGTCCACCGTGAGATCCCCCATGCTGAGCGTTACCAGGAGACACCTCTGGCCCCGGCCAACAATGCTGGGCCCCATGCTGCGAGCTGCTTTGGTGCCAAGAAGGGCAAAG GTAAAAAGCTCCCAGAAGACCCTGGTGCCGATACAGTGGATTTTCCCAAAAGAACAACTCCAGCCAAAG GCTACGAGCTCCTCTTCCAGCCAGAAGTGGTCCGGATATACATCTCACTTCTAAAGGAAAGCAAGACTCCAGCCATCCTAGAGGCTTCAGCAGGAGCCATTCAGAACCTGTGCGCTGGCAGTTGGACG TATGGTCGGTACATCCGCTCAGCGCTGCGCCAGGAGAAGGGACTCTCTGCCATTGCTGACCTCCTGACCCATGACAGCGAGCGAGTGGTGAAAGCAGCGTCCGGAGCCCTGCGCAACCTGGCTGTCGACTTGCGTAACAAAGAGCTGATAG gTAAACATGCCATCCCCAACCTAGTGAAGAACTTGCCTGGAGGTCAGCAGACCCCAGCCAAAAATCTGTCTGAGGACACAGTGGTGTCAATCCTCAACACCATCAATGAAGTAATTGTAGACAACCTTGAGGCTGCCAAGAAGCTGCGGGAAACGCAGGGCATTGAGAAGTTGGTGCTGATCAACAAATCTGG GAACCGCTCAGAGAGAGAAGTCCGAGCAGCTGCCCTCGTCTTGCAGACAGTCTGGGGATATAAAGAGCTGCGGAAGCCCCTTGAGAAGGAAGGCTGGAAGAAGTCAGATTTCCAG GTGAACCTGAGCAATGCCTCTCGGACCCAGGGAGGCAACTCATTTGATGACAGCACCTTGCCTCTCATCGACAGGAACCAGAAAACAG ACAAGAAATCCTCCCGGGAGGAGATCCAGATGAGCAACATGGGACCAG aCAACTATTCCACACTCAATGAGAGGGACCACAGCAGGACACTGGACCGATCTGGTGACCTTGGAGATATGGAGCCGGTGAAGGTAGCGCCATTGATG caggaggaggggcAGGAATCGCAGCCTGAGGtagaggaagcagaggaggatgCTGCCGTGTTTTCCCCCGTGTCGGTATGTCCCGCAGTGTTCTGCCCAATCTGA
- the CTNND1 gene encoding catenin delta-1 isoform X2 gives MDDSEVESTASILASVKEQEAQFEKLTRALEEERRHVSAQLERVRVSPQDASPGLANGTLTRRHQNGRFLGDADLERQKYPDLKLNGPQDHSHLLYSTIPRMQDPGQIVEETYTMEEDPEGAMSVVSVETSDDGTTRRTETTVKKVVKTVTTRTVQQVPVGPDGLPLETSPVTSNYVQTMDRNFRKNGNGGPGGYLSQPGTATLPRNYHYPDGYGRPYEDGYPGSDHSYGSLSRVTRIDERYRPSMDTYRAPSRQDIYGPQPQVRVGGSNMDLNHFHPEPYGLEDDQRSVGFEDVDYGLMSDYGTARRAGTPSDPRRRLRSYEDMLVDEVAPDRYYWAPLAQHERGSLASLDSLRKGGPAPGNWRQPELPEVIAMLSFRLDAVKSNAAAYLQHLCYRNDKVKTEVRKLKGIPVLVGLLDHPKKEVHYGACGALKNISFGKDQDNKIAIKNCDGVPALVRLLRKAHDMDLTEVITGTLWNLSSHDSIKMAIVDHALHALTDEVVIPRSGWEREPNEDSKPRHIEWESVLTNTAGCLRNVSSERSEARRKLRECDGLVDALIYIVQSEIGQKDSDSKLVENCVCLLRNLSYQVHREIPHAERYQETPLAPANNAGPHAASCFGAKKGKDEWFSRGKKLPEDPGADTVDFPKRTTPAKGYELLFQPEVVRIYISLLKESKTPAILEASAGAIQNLCAGSWTYGRYIRSALRQEKGLSAIADLLTHDSERVVKAASGALRNLAVDLRNKELIGKHAIPNLVKNLPGGQQTPAKNLSEDTVVSILNTINEVIVDNLEAAKKLRETQGIEKLVLINKSGNRSEREVRAAALVLQTVWGYKELRKPLEKEGWKKSDFQVNLSNASRTQGGNSFDDSTLPLIDRNQKTDKKSSREEIQMSNMGPDNYSTLNERDHSRTLDRSGDLGDMEPVKQEEGQESQPEVEEAEEDAAVFSPVSVCPAVFCPI, from the exons ATGGACGACTCAGAAGTGGAGTCGACCGCCAGCATCCTTGCCTCTGTCAAGGAGCAGGAGGCACAGTTCGAGAAGTTGACCCGGGCGCTGGAGGAGGAACGGCGCCATGTCTCAGCCCAGCTGGAACGAGTCCGGGTCTCCCCACAGGACGCCAGCCCGGGCTTGGCCAACGGCACGCTCACCCGGCGGCACCAG AACGGCCGTTTCTTGGGCGATGCTGACCTGGAAAGGCAGAAATACCCAGATCTGAAGCTCAACGGGCCACAG GACCACAGCCACCTCTTGTACAGCACAATCCCCAGGATGCAGGACCCGGGCCAGATCGTGGAGGAGACGTACACCATGGAGGAGGACCCAGAAGGGGCCATGTCAGTTGTGTCTGTGGAGACATCAGACGATGGGACAACCCGGCGTACAGAGACCACG GTGAAGAAAGTGGTGAAGACAGTGACCACCCGGACGGTGCAGCAGGTGCCAGTGGGGCCTGATGGGTTACCTTTGGAAACCTCCCCCGTCACCAGCAACTACGTCCAGACCATGGACAGGAACTTCCGCAAGAATGGCAATGGGGGCCCTGGCGGCTACCTGAGCCAGCCAGGCACAGCCACCCTTCCTCGAAACTACCACTACCCCGACGGCTACGGCCGCCCCTATGAGGACGGCTACCCGGGCAGTGATCACAGCTACGGCAGCCTGTCCCGTGTCACCCGCATTGATGAGCGTTACCGCCCCTCCATGGACACCTACCGGGCTCCCAGCCGTCAGGACATCTATGGCCCCCAGCCTCAAGTGCGTGTCGGGGGCAGCAACATGGACCTCAACCATTTCCACCCTGAGCCATACGGCCTGGAGGATGACCAACGCAGTGTGGGCTTTGAAGATGTGGACTACGGGCTTATGTCGGACTACGGCACAGCCAGGCGGGCAGGGACCCCGTCTGATCCTCGGCGACGGCTCAG GAGCTATGAAGACAtgctggtggatgaagtggccCCCGACCGGTACTACTGGGCCCCTCTGGCTCAGCACGAGCGGGGTAGCTTGGCTAGTCTGGACAGCCTGCGGAAGGGAGGTCCGGCCCCGGGTAACTGGCGCCAGCCAGAGCTGCCGGAGGTAATAGCCATGCTGAGCTTCCGTCTGGATGCCGTCAAGTCCAATGCGGCCGCCTACCTGCAGCACCTCTGCTACCGTAATGACAAGGTGAAGACAGAGGTGCGCAAGCTGAAGGGCATTCCTGTGCTGGTGGGGTTGTTAGACCACCCCAAGAAAGAGGTTCACTATGGTGCCTGTGGAGCCCTCAAGAACATCTCTTTCGGCAAGGACCAAGACAATAAGATTGCCATCAAGAACTGTGATGGGGTACCTGCTCTGGTGCGCCTGTTGCGGAAGGCCCATGACATGGACCTCACGGAGGTCATCACAG GAACACTGTGGAACCTGTCCTCGCACGACTCCATCAAGATGGCCATTGTGGATCATGCACTACATGCTCTGACTGATGAGGTTGTCATTCCCCGCTCAGGCTGGGAGCGGGAACCCAATGAGGACTCGAAACCCCGCCATATCGAGTGGGAGTCAGTGCTCACCAACACTGCTGGCTGCCTTAG gAACGTGAGCTCAGAGCGGAGTGAGGCCCGTCGGAAGCTGCGGGAATGTGATGGGCTGGTGGATGCCCTGATCTACATAGTCCAGTCTGAGATTGGCCAGAAGGACTCGGACAGCAAG CTGGTGGAGAACTGTGTGTGTCTGCTGAGAAACTTGTCCTACCAAGTCCACCGTGAGATCCCCCATGCTGAGCGTTACCAGGAGACACCTCTGGCCCCGGCCAACAATGCTGGGCCCCATGCTGCGAGCTGCTTTGGTGCCAAGAAGGGCAAAG ACGAATGGTTCTCCAGAG GTAAAAAGCTCCCAGAAGACCCTGGTGCCGATACAGTGGATTTTCCCAAAAGAACAACTCCAGCCAAAG GCTACGAGCTCCTCTTCCAGCCAGAAGTGGTCCGGATATACATCTCACTTCTAAAGGAAAGCAAGACTCCAGCCATCCTAGAGGCTTCAGCAGGAGCCATTCAGAACCTGTGCGCTGGCAGTTGGACG TATGGTCGGTACATCCGCTCAGCGCTGCGCCAGGAGAAGGGACTCTCTGCCATTGCTGACCTCCTGACCCATGACAGCGAGCGAGTGGTGAAAGCAGCGTCCGGAGCCCTGCGCAACCTGGCTGTCGACTTGCGTAACAAAGAGCTGATAG gTAAACATGCCATCCCCAACCTAGTGAAGAACTTGCCTGGAGGTCAGCAGACCCCAGCCAAAAATCTGTCTGAGGACACAGTGGTGTCAATCCTCAACACCATCAATGAAGTAATTGTAGACAACCTTGAGGCTGCCAAGAAGCTGCGGGAAACGCAGGGCATTGAGAAGTTGGTGCTGATCAACAAATCTGG GAACCGCTCAGAGAGAGAAGTCCGAGCAGCTGCCCTCGTCTTGCAGACAGTCTGGGGATATAAAGAGCTGCGGAAGCCCCTTGAGAAGGAAGGCTGGAAGAAGTCAGATTTCCAG GTGAACCTGAGCAATGCCTCTCGGACCCAGGGAGGCAACTCATTTGATGACAGCACCTTGCCTCTCATCGACAGGAACCAGAAAACAG ACAAGAAATCCTCCCGGGAGGAGATCCAGATGAGCAACATGGGACCAG aCAACTATTCCACACTCAATGAGAGGGACCACAGCAGGACACTGGACCGATCTGGTGACCTTGGAGATATGGAGCCGGTGAAG caggaggaggggcAGGAATCGCAGCCTGAGGtagaggaagcagaggaggatgCTGCCGTGTTTTCCCCCGTGTCGGTATGTCCCGCAGTGTTCTGCCCAATCTGA